In Rhinoraja longicauda isolate Sanriku21f chromosome 27, sRhiLon1.1, whole genome shotgun sequence, one DNA window encodes the following:
- the LOC144606676 gene encoding CD276 antigen-like, whose amino-acid sequence MRNITTSLTATYFLGLLLEIGLSYGSAVFTVWTPAAAVTTVHGQPTVLSCSFPAQGDTSSESLVINWQRVDTKEVVYSYYYGREQLGRQSPRYSGRTSMFPTDIKNGNASLRLDRARAEDTGQYMCFVSSLTASGQGVVSLTFAAYYTEPQLFIRLTPSERMFTLVAHGFPEASVCWYSGTERKDICVQSETWHQPDGDGLYLLHSVLAVTNSNTNSSYSFELRNDILQQSISRTFNLSVEMETDIIPARNKWMLILSLSIAELTIILILARAACRSKASQHRLEV is encoded by the exons CAGTGTTTACGGTCTGGACACCAGCAGCGGCTGTGACCACGGTCCACGGCCAGCCCACCGTCCTGTCCTGCAGCTTCCCGGCCCAGGGTGACACCTCCTCAGAGTCGCTGGTCATCAACTGGCAACGCGTGGACACCAAGGAGGTTGTGTACAGTTACTATTATGGCAGAGAGCAGCTTGGTCGCCAAAGCCCACGATACTCGGGGAGGACCAGCATGTTCCCCACAGACATAAAGAATGGCAACGCCTCACTGAGGCTGGACAGAGCGAGAGCAGAGGATACTGGACAATACATGTGCTTCGTCAGCAGTTTAACAGCAAGTGGACAAGGCGTTGTGTCCTTGACGTTTGCAG CGTACTACACAGAACCCCAGTTATTCATCAGGTTAACGCCATCTGAGAGGATGTTCACATTGGTGGCCCATGGTTTCCCTGAGGCCAGTGTTTGTTGGTACAGTGGTACAGAGAGGAAGGACATCTGTGTCCAGTCCGAGACCTGGCACCAACCAGATGGAGATGGATTGTACTTGCTGCACAGTGTTCTGGCAGTCACCAACAGCAACACGAACTCCAGCTACAGCTTTGAGTTAAGGAATGATATTTTACAGCAGTCGATCTCCAGGACATTCAATCTCTCTGTAG AAATGGAAACTGATATCATTCCAGCAAGAAATAAATGGATGCTTATACTTTCTCTCTCCATAGCTGAATTAACAATTATTCTAATCCTGGCCAGAGCAGCCTGCAGGTCAAAGGCTTCACAACACAGGCTGGAGGTGTGA